A window of Haloarcula sp. H-GB4 contains these coding sequences:
- a CDS encoding ribonuclease H, translating to MAAYGRPSLRDLFDESPTPHIAHPPRSHHRDFYIATDGSFRPHNGTTSPGSESDSPTGGLGVVVETLDGERVVRLSVPDTCPDNNVAEYRALHLGLDVLARRAPPNARVGLLIDHDQLAENVNAEVLASHGSAYDPPHSVSVPSATGLHWRGIQARINGFGEVRAARISGDRNPAHPLANAPDQYAHVNGEPDRCVLPDAPTVNERVPPPSRAERGGASD from the coding sequence ATGGCCGCTTACGGCCGGCCGTCACTTCGAGACCTGTTCGATGAATCACCGACGCCGCATATCGCGCATCCACCGCGGAGTCACCATCGAGACTTCTACATCGCCACAGACGGGTCGTTCAGACCCCACAACGGCACGACATCGCCCGGCAGCGAGTCGGACAGCCCGACGGGTGGGCTGGGTGTCGTCGTCGAAACCCTCGACGGTGAGCGCGTTGTCAGGCTCTCAGTCCCGGACACCTGCCCCGACAACAACGTCGCGGAGTACCGGGCGCTCCATCTGGGACTCGACGTGCTTGCGAGACGGGCCCCGCCCAACGCCCGCGTCGGCTTACTCATCGACCATGACCAGCTCGCCGAGAACGTGAACGCCGAGGTGCTAGCCTCCCACGGCTCCGCCTACGACCCGCCACACTCTGTGTCGGTTCCGTCGGCGACAGGGCTGCACTGGCGTGGGATTCAGGCGCGAATCAACGGGTTCGGCGAGGTCCGTGCCGCACGGATTTCCGGCGACCGTAATCCCGCCCATCCGCTGGCGAACGCCCCCGACCAGTACGCACACGTCAACGGCGAGCCGGACCGGTGTGTTCTCCCTGACGCGCCGACGGTAAACGAACGTGTCCCGCCACCGTCACGCGCAGAGCGTGGCGGGGCGTCGGACTAA
- a CDS encoding phosphoribosyltransferase, with translation MGELPDEFSCTITDWEYIYGLCRDVANDVKAAEFEPDVVVALARGGWFGGRCLCDFLGLDDLASLKVEHYVGTAAKGEEAQVKYPLADGAVEGKDVLVVDDIADTGQSIETAAECVRDRNPSSVRTATLQLLQTSDHEPEFVGESLDEWTWVVYPWNFVEDMVELVAGVMDKSGQQTHTEDDIRRLLREYHGVSRTNLEIAQPNRLGEVTTEMERRGVVESVDDGWQLTDD, from the coding sequence ATGGGCGAGCTACCGGACGAGTTCTCGTGTACCATCACCGACTGGGAGTACATCTACGGCCTCTGTCGAGACGTGGCCAACGACGTGAAAGCCGCCGAGTTCGAGCCCGACGTGGTCGTCGCGCTGGCACGGGGCGGCTGGTTCGGCGGGCGCTGTCTCTGTGACTTCCTCGGGCTGGACGACCTGGCGAGCCTGAAAGTCGAACACTACGTCGGGACCGCGGCGAAAGGCGAGGAGGCACAGGTGAAATATCCGCTGGCCGACGGCGCGGTCGAGGGGAAGGACGTGCTGGTTGTCGACGACATCGCCGACACCGGCCAGTCCATCGAAACGGCCGCCGAATGCGTGCGTGACCGAAACCCAAGCAGTGTCCGGACGGCGACGCTCCAGTTACTCCAGACCAGCGACCACGAACCGGAGTTCGTCGGCGAGTCCCTCGACGAGTGGACCTGGGTCGTCTACCCCTGGAACTTCGTCGAGGACATGGTCGAACTCGTCGCGGGTGTGATGGACAAGAGCGGCCAGCAGACCCACACCGAGGACGATATCCGCCGTCTGCTGCGGGAGTACCACGGCGTTAGCCGCACGAATCTAGAGATCGCACAGCCGAACCGACTGGGTGAGGTCACGACCGAGATGGAGCGGCGGGGCGTCGTCGAATCGGTCGACGACGGCTGGCAACTCACCGACGACTGA
- the truD gene encoding tRNA pseudouridine(13) synthase TruD: protein MQAAHPIEQAVGMEYYVSDADGVGGRIRSSPADFRVRELEAFDTEPIDANTGAYPHLVFRAELRNWETNDFASKLSDRLGISRERVSWAGTKDKRAVTTQLFSVKGVAAGDLPEIGGTDIEVIGRAGRPILFGDLAGNAFEIVVRDTENTDNAASVVADLRAFANGDDSVASEARSSDATLPDGDTTVGVPNYFGQQRFGSRRPVTHEVGLAIARGEWKDAVLAYVGNPNEREPESTQVARAYVDETHDWAGALDRLPGALGYERSICHRLVENGADEPADFREALEALPSNLQSLFVNAAQSYVFNRILSERLERGLPFDRPVEGDVVCFRDSDAPEDFPIPDADRTQQVTAKRLSTVERHCERGRAFVTAPLVGTETELGSGEPGDIAREVLDDVGLEQSDFDLPGAFDSDGTRRAILLRTDLGVERDGADLTFSFSLPKGSYATVLLREFRKGDPGA from the coding sequence ATGCAAGCGGCCCACCCAATCGAGCAGGCGGTCGGTATGGAGTACTACGTCAGCGACGCCGACGGGGTGGGCGGCCGCATCCGGTCGTCGCCCGCAGATTTCCGCGTTCGGGAACTGGAAGCGTTCGACACTGAACCGATCGACGCCAACACCGGGGCGTACCCGCATCTCGTCTTCCGGGCGGAACTGCGCAACTGGGAGACCAACGACTTCGCCAGCAAGCTCTCCGACCGATTAGGTATCTCCCGCGAGCGGGTGTCGTGGGCGGGGACGAAAGACAAGCGCGCGGTCACGACACAGCTATTCTCAGTGAAAGGGGTCGCAGCCGGGGACCTGCCGGAAATCGGCGGCACGGACATCGAGGTCATCGGTCGCGCTGGCCGCCCGATCCTCTTCGGCGACTTGGCGGGCAACGCCTTCGAGATAGTCGTCCGGGACACCGAGAACACAGATAACGCCGCCAGCGTCGTAGCGGACCTCCGGGCGTTCGCCAACGGGGACGACTCAGTGGCGAGCGAAGCCCGGTCCAGCGACGCCACGCTGCCTGACGGCGACACGACGGTCGGTGTGCCCAACTACTTCGGCCAGCAGCGATTCGGGTCGCGCCGACCGGTCACCCACGAAGTCGGGCTGGCCATTGCCCGCGGCGAGTGGAAGGATGCGGTCCTCGCCTACGTAGGAAACCCGAACGAGCGTGAACCGGAGTCGACGCAGGTGGCGCGAGCATACGTCGACGAAACCCACGACTGGGCCGGCGCGCTGGACAGGCTGCCCGGCGCGCTGGGCTATGAGCGCTCCATCTGTCATCGACTGGTCGAGAACGGGGCCGACGAGCCGGCGGACTTCCGCGAGGCACTGGAGGCGCTGCCGTCGAACCTCCAGTCGTTGTTCGTCAACGCCGCCCAGTCCTACGTCTTCAACCGCATCCTGTCGGAGCGGCTGGAACGGGGACTGCCGTTCGACCGCCCCGTCGAGGGCGATGTGGTCTGTTTCCGGGACAGCGACGCGCCCGAGGACTTCCCGATTCCGGACGCCGACCGCACCCAGCAGGTCACGGCGAAGCGGCTGTCGACCGTCGAGCGCCACTGCGAGCGCGGGAGGGCGTTTGTCACCGCACCACTGGTCGGGACCGAAACCGAGCTAGGCAGTGGTGAACCGGGCGATATCGCCCGTGAAGTCCTTGACGACGTGGGCCTTGAACAGAGCGACTTTGACCTTCCCGGAGCGTTCGACAGCGACGGGACGCGGCGGGCCATCCTGCTCCGGACGGACTTGGGAGTGGAACGTGACGGCGCCGACCTGACGTTCTCGTTCTCGCTGCCAAAGGGAAGCTACGCGACGGTCCTCCTCCGGGAGTTCCGGAAAGGCGACCCGGGCGCGTAG
- a CDS encoding MFS transporter, with product MATETGTDEDVDLLDSFRQFFALERDVLVLSLSMLAFSLAFQMTSRYIPEYMRILGASAGVIGLYGSVGNLISAVYPYPGGAVSDRIGSRLALTVFATLATVGFGIWYLASVIGDITLGATTLPAWTLVFVGLFLAQAWKSFGLGATFAIVKQSVPPERLAMGFASTEMFRRIGFLLGPLAAAALLATTATFVDGFQRVLLVALACGLVATVAQHFLYDASEDTLGKSFEGVDQILADLRTMPATLRPLLVADTLVRFANGMVYVFFVIVVTEFLSVGFTGFGVQLRPDAFFGVLLGVEMVVAILSMAPVAKLTEWAGLKPAVALGFLVYAVFPLLLIFAPGNQWVLVLLFAFSGLRFAGLPAHKALIVGPAEQDAGGRVTGTYYLLRNTLVIPSAALGGWLYGSEWAVAIGDVVIQAGPELAFGVATVVGLVGVVYFIVFGREFEAYE from the coding sequence ATGGCAACTGAGACAGGGACTGACGAGGACGTAGACCTGCTCGATTCTTTCCGACAGTTCTTCGCGCTGGAGCGGGACGTGCTCGTCCTGTCGCTATCCATGCTGGCGTTCAGCCTTGCGTTCCAGATGACGAGCCGGTACATACCCGAGTATATGCGGATTCTTGGAGCCAGTGCCGGCGTCATCGGCCTGTACGGGAGTGTCGGGAACCTCATCAGCGCGGTGTACCCCTATCCCGGGGGCGCAGTGTCGGACCGCATCGGCTCGCGGCTGGCGCTGACGGTCTTCGCGACGCTGGCGACGGTCGGCTTCGGCATTTGGTATCTCGCTTCGGTCATCGGCGATATCACGCTCGGCGCGACGACGCTACCGGCCTGGACGCTCGTCTTCGTCGGCCTCTTTCTCGCGCAGGCCTGGAAGTCCTTCGGGCTGGGCGCGACCTTCGCCATCGTCAAGCAGAGCGTCCCGCCGGAGCGACTGGCGATGGGATTTGCCAGCACGGAGATGTTCCGCCGCATTGGCTTCCTGCTCGGGCCCTTGGCCGCCGCGGCGCTGCTCGCGACGACTGCGACCTTCGTTGATGGCTTCCAGCGCGTGCTGTTGGTTGCGCTGGCCTGTGGTCTCGTCGCCACCGTCGCCCAGCACTTCCTCTATGACGCCAGCGAGGACACGCTCGGGAAATCCTTCGAAGGTGTCGACCAGATACTCGCCGACCTGCGGACGATGCCGGCGACGCTCCGCCCCCTTCTGGTCGCCGATACGCTCGTCCGCTTTGCCAACGGCATGGTGTACGTCTTCTTCGTCATCGTCGTCACCGAGTTCCTCTCCGTCGGGTTCACCGGCTTCGGCGTGCAACTGCGGCCTGATGCCTTCTTTGGCGTGCTGCTCGGCGTCGAGATGGTCGTCGCCATCCTTTCGATGGCTCCCGTGGCAAAACTCACCGAGTGGGCCGGTCTCAAGCCCGCTGTCGCACTCGGTTTTCTCGTTTACGCCGTCTTCCCGCTCCTGCTCATCTTCGCGCCGGGCAACCAGTGGGTGCTGGTGCTGCTGTTCGCGTTTTCTGGCCTGCGCTTTGCCGGCCTGCCCGCTCACAAGGCGCTCATCGTCGGCCCAGCAGAACAGGACGCTGGCGGCCGCGTCACCGGGACGTACTACCTGCTTCGGAACACGCTTGTCATCCCCAGCGCTGCGCTCGGTGGCTGGCTCTACGGCAGCGAGTGGGCAGTGGCTATCGGCGATGTCGTCATACAGGCCGGCCCAGAACTTGCCTTCGGCGTCGCAACGGTGGTCGGCCTTGTCGGTGTCGTTTACTTCATCGTCTTCGGCCGGGAGTTCGAGGCATACGAATGA
- a CDS encoding short-chain fatty acid transporter, whose amino-acid sequence MSAGNAGETALERIGYRLSAWVERWMPSPFLFALILSYVVFLAGVGLTGSGPIEMVQFWYDGFWAFLTFSMQMVLILMTGFVVAYHPRVNAGIRRLTEIPSTGKQAVVLVGLLTMLLGWVHWGLSLILGAIFAREMGKTAHENGIDVHYPVLCVAGYLGLGLTWHWGLSGSAPLLLATDGNEFIQQGVIDVVVSASETIFHPYGLILTGLSIAYALVVLYVITPTGDQARGITHYIPEDDLFESASDGGVEATATTNPVPAERLNHSRVLGGIIGLTGIALVASQFIESGIDALGLNIVNFGFLTIGIFIYMDPQTYREKFGEAATAASGIVLLFPFFAGIQGMMATSGLAQLMANALISVSTTQTFPVIAWLTGATVNIFAPSGGGEWIILGPPVLEAAQNLGVPAGQATMAYAVGDAHTNLLNPFWALPLLAITRIKAREMFGYAIAMLLALTPFLAVVLFVLPY is encoded by the coding sequence ATGTCAGCTGGTAACGCAGGTGAAACCGCTCTCGAACGTATCGGCTACCGACTCTCTGCGTGGGTGGAACGGTGGATGCCCAGCCCGTTCCTGTTCGCGCTCATCCTCAGCTACGTCGTATTTCTGGCCGGCGTCGGCCTCACTGGATCCGGGCCAATCGAGATGGTCCAGTTCTGGTATGACGGTTTCTGGGCCTTCCTGACGTTCTCAATGCAGATGGTCCTCATCCTGATGACGGGCTTCGTCGTCGCGTACCATCCGCGTGTCAACGCCGGTATCCGCCGGCTGACAGAGATACCCAGCACCGGAAAGCAGGCGGTCGTCCTCGTCGGTCTGTTGACGATGCTGCTTGGCTGGGTGCACTGGGGACTGAGCCTCATCCTCGGCGCGATCTTCGCCCGGGAGATGGGCAAAACCGCCCACGAGAACGGCATCGATGTCCACTATCCGGTCCTCTGTGTCGCGGGCTATCTCGGCCTCGGCCTCACCTGGCACTGGGGGCTGTCCGGGTCCGCGCCGCTCCTGCTCGCGACGGACGGCAACGAGTTCATCCAGCAGGGCGTCATCGATGTCGTTGTCTCAGCCTCGGAGACCATCTTCCACCCCTACGGCCTCATTCTGACCGGCCTGTCGATAGCCTACGCACTCGTCGTCCTCTACGTCATCACGCCGACCGGAGATCAGGCGCGGGGCATCACCCACTACATCCCCGAAGACGACCTGTTCGAGTCTGCGAGTGACGGCGGCGTGGAAGCAACTGCCACCACCAATCCGGTCCCAGCCGAGCGCCTCAACCACAGTCGCGTTCTCGGCGGGATTATTGGATTGACCGGCATCGCGCTGGTCGCCTCACAGTTCATCGAGTCCGGTATCGACGCACTCGGACTGAACATCGTCAACTTCGGCTTTCTGACGATTGGCATCTTCATCTACATGGACCCACAGACCTATAGAGAGAAGTTCGGCGAGGCGGCGACCGCCGCGTCGGGCATCGTGCTGCTCTTTCCGTTCTTTGCCGGAATTCAGGGGATGATGGCAACCTCCGGGCTGGCACAGTTAATGGCCAACGCGCTTATCTCGGTTTCGACGACCCAGACGTTCCCGGTCATCGCCTGGCTCACTGGCGCAACGGTCAACATCTTCGCACCGTCTGGCGGCGGCGAGTGGATAATCCTCGGACCACCGGTTCTCGAAGCCGCGCAGAACCTCGGCGTCCCGGCCGGGCAGGCGACGATGGCATACGCCGTTGGTGACGCTCACACGAACCTCCTGAACCCTTTCTGGGCGCTGCCGTTGCTCGCCATCACCCGCATCAAGGCCCGTGAGATGTTCGGCTACGCCATCGCGATGTTGCTCGCGCTCACGCCGTTCCTGGCTGTCGTGCTGTTCGTCTTGCCGTACTGA
- a CDS encoding C-terminal binding protein, protein MSYNVVVSDTKVMDEETRAAVLDAVDATVETIAAKKPAAVARAVDDADALIVDAGTQVTAEVVDAADSLKVVGRAGIGMDNIDVRAAVEAGVTVVNVPDYSIEEVSTHTFALMLACLRKIPTFDRSVKRGEWEWGAGQPIHRLAGSTVGLVAFGKLASRFAAKLRGFDVDVIAYDPYAPEYRMGDLDVESVTFETLLNDSDIVSLHAPLTDETRRMIDADALDRMRDDALLVNTARGGLVDETALYDTLVGGDLGGAGLDVRETEPPGESPLHDLDSVVCSPHVAWYSEESRVELTQTVAEDVIRVLRGEEPENPIDPETSWF, encoded by the coding sequence ATGTCATACAATGTCGTCGTCTCTGACACCAAAGTGATGGATGAAGAGACACGGGCGGCAGTGCTGGACGCGGTTGACGCGACTGTCGAAACGATAGCGGCGAAAAAGCCGGCGGCCGTCGCACGCGCAGTGGACGATGCAGACGCATTGATCGTCGACGCCGGCACGCAGGTCACGGCCGAGGTCGTCGACGCCGCCGACTCGCTCAAAGTGGTGGGCCGAGCCGGCATCGGCATGGACAACATCGACGTCCGGGCGGCAGTCGAGGCTGGCGTGACGGTCGTCAACGTCCCGGACTATTCTATCGAGGAAGTATCGACCCACACGTTCGCACTCATGCTCGCTTGCCTGCGGAAGATACCCACGTTTGACCGCTCGGTCAAGCGTGGCGAGTGGGAGTGGGGAGCCGGGCAGCCGATACATCGCCTCGCCGGCAGCACCGTCGGTCTCGTCGCCTTCGGCAAGCTCGCCAGCCGGTTCGCCGCGAAGCTTCGTGGGTTCGATGTCGACGTTATCGCCTACGACCCGTACGCGCCCGAGTACCGGATGGGAGACCTCGACGTTGAGTCGGTCACCTTCGAGACGCTGCTGAACGATTCCGATATCGTCTCGCTACACGCTCCGCTGACCGACGAGACGCGCAGGATGATCGACGCGGACGCGCTCGACCGAATGCGCGACGACGCGCTGCTCGTGAACACGGCCAGGGGCGGGCTCGTCGACGAAACTGCGCTGTACGACACGCTCGTCGGCGGCGACCTCGGCGGAGCCGGACTGGACGTGCGCGAGACAGAACCACCGGGAGAATCGCCGCTACACGACCTCGACAGCGTCGTATGTAGTCCCCACGTCGCGTGGTATTCCGAAGAGTCCCGGGTCGAACTGACACAGACGGTGGCCGAAGACGTCATCCGGGTACTCCGGGGCGAGGAGCCCGAGAACCCTATTGACCCCGAGACCAGCTGGTTCTGA
- a CDS encoding thiamine-phosphate synthase family protein, which yields MTLQLPSEIVVERFLPTARAMLATKLDEKGWTQQEIADQLGVTQAAVSKYGSGSVTIEERFREDTRMQQTIERIADGLAAGEMDEYAVLGELLALVQEFEDRGPICAVHEEEMPALQGMGCDLCVRGTDTAVQAERTVLSSVRRATRLLADSGFVADAIPNVGMNVGMALPDAEDALDVAAVPGRIHDLRGRVNVPSNPEFGASEHVARTILAAIAVDPSRRAALNLTTDEAVLDAAQERGIEPLEFDAGYEDRDERLEAAFRERGDVPRVIYHGGAFGIEPITYVFGESAVEAADLAIELLDAADT from the coding sequence ATGACACTGCAGTTACCGAGCGAAATCGTGGTCGAGCGGTTCCTTCCGACGGCCCGGGCGATGCTTGCCACGAAACTCGACGAGAAGGGATGGACCCAGCAGGAAATCGCCGACCAGCTCGGCGTGACACAGGCCGCAGTGAGCAAATACGGCAGCGGTTCGGTCACCATCGAGGAGCGATTCCGGGAGGACACCCGGATGCAACAGACCATCGAGCGGATCGCCGACGGGCTCGCCGCGGGTGAGATGGACGAGTACGCGGTGCTGGGCGAGCTACTCGCTCTGGTACAGGAGTTCGAGGACCGGGGGCCCATCTGTGCGGTCCATGAGGAGGAAATGCCGGCGCTGCAGGGGATGGGCTGTGATCTCTGTGTGCGGGGGACAGACACCGCGGTGCAGGCGGAACGGACTGTCCTGTCGTCGGTCCGACGAGCGACGCGACTGCTGGCCGACAGCGGCTTCGTCGCCGATGCCATCCCGAATGTGGGAATGAACGTCGGCATGGCGCTGCCGGACGCCGAAGACGCACTCGACGTGGCAGCAGTCCCCGGCCGGATTCACGACCTTCGGGGGCGGGTCAACGTCCCGTCGAACCCCGAGTTCGGCGCGTCGGAACACGTCGCGCGGACGATACTGGCCGCGATAGCGGTCGATCCCTCGCGCCGAGCGGCGCTCAATCTGACGACCGACGAGGCAGTTCTCGATGCTGCCCAAGAACGGGGTATCGAGCCGCTGGAGTTCGACGCCGGCTATGAGGACCGGGACGAACGGCTCGAAGCGGCCTTCCGCGAACGCGGCGATGTCCCCCGTGTCATCTACCACGGCGGCGCGTTCGGCATCGAGCCGATAACCTACGTTTTCGGTGAGTCGGCGGTCGAAGCTGCTGACCTCGCAATCGAACTTCTTGACGCTGCTGACACCTGA
- the tenA gene encoding thiaminase II yields the protein MAFSDHLLDIGEDIWDAQKDHPFVRELADGTLDEAAFKHWVKQDYRYLQDYARLFALAGATAGDESTMTHLLGVAHQVLDTEMDLHREFASNYGISRRELEETEKAPTCLAYTNFLVRTAYEGHEAEIAAALYPCMQGYLDVAEHMADLADDEHRYTPFIEMYTSDDFREATGWCRAYVDRCGERYPGQHDIMEDAFRTSAKLEHRFWEMAYTQEGWEL from the coding sequence ATGGCATTCAGTGACCACCTGCTCGATATCGGTGAGGACATCTGGGACGCACAGAAGGACCACCCGTTTGTCCGCGAACTGGCCGACGGGACGCTCGACGAGGCGGCGTTCAAACACTGGGTGAAACAGGACTACCGGTACCTGCAGGACTACGCGCGGTTGTTCGCGCTCGCCGGGGCGACGGCCGGCGACGAGTCGACGATGACGCATCTGCTCGGGGTCGCCCATCAGGTGCTCGACACCGAGATGGACCTCCATCGGGAGTTCGCGTCGAACTACGGCATCTCGCGGCGCGAACTGGAGGAAACCGAGAAGGCCCCGACCTGTCTCGCGTACACGAACTTCCTCGTTCGGACAGCCTACGAGGGGCACGAGGCGGAGATTGCCGCCGCGCTGTACCCCTGTATGCAGGGCTATCTCGACGTGGCTGAACACATGGCCGACCTGGCCGACGACGAGCACCGGTACACGCCGTTCATTGAGATGTACACCAGCGACGACTTCCGCGAGGCGACGGGCTGGTGTCGGGCGTACGTCGACCGCTGTGGCGAGCGGTATCCCGGCCAACACGACATCATGGAAGACGCGTTCCGCACGAGCGCGAAACTCGAACACCGGTTCTGGGAGATGGCCTACACGCAGGAGGGGTGGGAGCTATGA
- a CDS encoding TenA family protein: MTTAETYSAYAERTDDPRFTDWLREQSQPNWDAAVEHRFVEELGAGTLDEDAFAEYLVQDYAFVDELVGTFGHAVGQAPDMAAKRQFVEFLDTVTDEEDDYFERSFAALGVADSRWQNPEPTDSTAAFIDLLGRAAREGGYAETLAVLVPAEWIYESWATAVATDYGDPDSNGLPSAGMGLPFYFAEWVDLHAVESFVAFVDWLRGELDAAGPTLSPRQEARVASLFDRTVTLERQFFETAYEKPQATVDSEVSP; the protein is encoded by the coding sequence ATGACGACGGCCGAAACATACTCTGCGTACGCCGAGCGAACCGATGATCCCCGGTTCACCGACTGGCTTCGGGAGCAGAGTCAGCCAAACTGGGACGCCGCTGTCGAACACCGGTTTGTCGAGGAACTCGGTGCCGGCACGCTCGACGAAGACGCGTTCGCCGAGTATCTGGTACAGGACTACGCGTTCGTCGACGAACTCGTCGGCACGTTCGGCCATGCGGTCGGCCAGGCGCCGGATATGGCCGCCAAACGACAGTTTGTCGAGTTCCTCGATACTGTGACCGACGAGGAAGACGACTACTTTGAGCGGTCTTTCGCCGCGCTGGGCGTCGCCGATTCGCGCTGGCAAAACCCAGAGCCGACGGATTCGACGGCGGCGTTCATCGACCTGCTGGGTCGTGCCGCACGAGAAGGCGGGTATGCCGAGACGCTGGCCGTCCTCGTCCCGGCAGAGTGGATATACGAGTCGTGGGCGACGGCGGTCGCCACGGACTACGGTGACCCGGACAGCAACGGCCTTCCCAGCGCGGGGATGGGCCTGCCGTTCTACTTCGCCGAGTGGGTGGACCTCCACGCCGTCGAGTCCTTCGTCGCGTTCGTCGACTGGCTCCGTGGCGAACTCGACGCCGCCGGGCCGACACTTTCGCCCCGCCAGGAAGCCCGCGTCGCGTCGCTGTTCGACCGCACGGTCACGCTCGAACGACAGTTCTTCGAGACGGCCTACGAGAAGCCCCAAGCAACAGTTGACAGCGAGGTGAGCCCGTAG
- a CDS encoding sodium:proline symporter, producing the protein MASSAVVLGLTAATVLVFTGIGLFAARGRIDSVETYISARDSAGSGTLAATVIASMMGVWILLSPAEAGAAFGGLPAVLGYAIGSAIPLLLFIPVGARIREVMPAGHSLTEFAYARFGSGMYLLVLLVSVFYMFIFLAAEMTGIAGALALVADVPLWQTSLLIGSFVLVYTTYGGLLASIVTDTVQTLVILPLLAVGFGGALLSLGGTSEFHATVVSADPTLLDPTFGPGLEFGLYVAFALLGANMLNQGVWQRVYAADGEGALRRGMGIAALVVVPMLLLSGLFGIAATGLGLTESGSASIAFFLVLAEAFPTWVTLAVVVLAVLLVMSSADTMFNAIASVVTADLARLLDDPDQRTLWLGGRGLTVAVALAAMFIGAQGYSVLQLFLTADLLAAGVFVPFLAGLYTERLTGPGAVVSGIAGLLVGFIYFPSLRGLVAAIPGVGSMLPAPSFLLAFAGATLVSAALTVAATVLGGADADLDSLGREVRALDEPVADGGSEQ; encoded by the coding sequence ATGGCTTCTTCGGCTGTGGTCCTCGGCCTGACCGCGGCGACCGTACTCGTGTTCACCGGCATTGGCCTCTTCGCCGCCCGCGGTCGTATCGACTCGGTGGAGACATACATCTCTGCCCGCGACTCGGCCGGCAGCGGGACCCTCGCCGCGACGGTCATCGCGTCGATGATGGGGGTCTGGATCCTCCTCAGTCCGGCTGAGGCCGGTGCCGCCTTCGGCGGGCTGCCCGCCGTGCTGGGCTACGCCATCGGCAGTGCGATTCCGCTCCTTCTCTTTATTCCCGTCGGCGCTCGCATCCGCGAGGTGATGCCCGCGGGCCATTCGCTGACGGAGTTCGCCTACGCCCGCTTTGGCTCCGGGATGTACCTGCTCGTCCTGCTGGTCTCGGTGTTTTATATGTTCATCTTCCTCGCCGCAGAAATGACCGGCATCGCCGGTGCGCTCGCGCTCGTCGCAGATGTACCGCTCTGGCAAACCTCGCTACTCATCGGCAGCTTCGTCCTCGTCTACACGACCTACGGCGGTCTGCTTGCCAGCATCGTCACTGACACCGTCCAGACGCTGGTCATCCTCCCGCTTCTGGCCGTCGGCTTCGGCGGGGCGCTTCTCTCGCTTGGTGGCACGAGCGAATTCCACGCGACGGTGGTCTCGGCTGACCCGACACTGCTCGACCCGACGTTCGGTCCCGGCCTGGAGTTCGGGCTGTACGTGGCCTTCGCTCTGCTGGGCGCGAACATGCTGAATCAGGGCGTCTGGCAACGGGTGTACGCCGCCGACGGCGAGGGAGCCTTGCGGCGTGGGATGGGAATTGCCGCCCTCGTCGTCGTCCCGATGCTCCTGCTGTCGGGGCTGTTCGGTATCGCCGCCACGGGGCTGGGACTCACTGAGTCTGGGTCCGCAAGCATCGCCTTCTTCCTCGTGCTCGCGGAGGCGTTCCCGACATGGGTGACCCTCGCCGTTGTCGTCCTCGCTGTCCTGCTGGTGATGAGCTCGGCCGATACGATGTTCAACGCCATCGCCAGCGTCGTCACCGCCGACCTCGCTCGACTCCTAGACGACCCCGACCAGCGGACCCTGTGGCTCGGTGGCCGCGGGCTGACGGTCGCTGTTGCGCTCGCCGCGATGTTCATCGGTGCGCAGGGGTACAGCGTCCTCCAGTTGTTCCTGACGGCAGACCTGCTGGCCGCCGGCGTCTTCGTCCCGTTCCTGGCCGGCCTCTACACCGAGCGACTCACTGGTCCGGGCGCGGTGGTCTCGGGTATTGCGGGGCTACTCGTCGGGTTCATCTACTTCCCATCACTCCGCGGCCTCGTCGCCGCCATACCGGGCGTCGGGAGTATGCTGCCAGCGCCGTCGTTCCTGCTCGCCTTTGCCGGCGCGACCCTCGTCTCGGCCGCTCTCACCGTCGCGGCGACCGTTCTCGGTGGAGCCGACGCCGACCTCGACAGCCTCGGGCGGGAGGTCCGAGCGCTCGACGAGCCGGTGGCTGACGGGGGGTCCGAGCAATGA
- a CDS encoding universal stress protein → MQTFVLATNSETVSQTLCSYLEGVLNPEDSVYAVNSQPGGDRTPPDAVADGKAALNVVSDRLGDQVSVETYQIIRGNSPAEDIFDIAEEVDADELVIGVRKRSQTDRLIFGSVAQDIMRQSDYPMRVVPRD, encoded by the coding sequence ATGCAGACCTTCGTGCTCGCGACGAACTCCGAGACAGTCAGCCAGACACTGTGTTCGTACCTCGAAGGCGTCCTCAACCCGGAAGACAGTGTGTACGCGGTCAACTCACAGCCGGGTGGAGACAGGACACCACCGGACGCGGTCGCCGATGGGAAGGCCGCACTAAACGTCGTCTCGGACCGACTGGGCGATCAAGTGTCTGTCGAAACCTATCAGATAATCCGGGGAAACAGCCCGGCTGAGGATATCTTCGATATCGCCGAGGAGGTCGATGCCGACGAACTTGTTATCGGTGTTCGCAAGCGGAGCCAGACCGACCGGCTCATCTTCGGCAGCGTCGCCCAAGATATCATGCGGCAGTCCGACTACCCGATGCGGGTCGTGCCGCGGGACTGA